DNA sequence from the Marinilongibacter aquaticus genome:
GAACGAAATCGCCATTTCCAAGACGGACACCTCGTCCATGATCATAATTCATGCCTACATCAACGGCGAATTCTTGAATTCTTACTGGGCAGATGGCCTCATGGTTTCCACCGCTACCGGCTCTACAGGCTATTCGCTGAGCTGCGGCGGCCCTTTGGTTATGCCCCACTCCGACAATTTCATCATCACGCCCATTTGTCCGCACAACCTCTTCGTTCGGCCAATGGTGGTATCGAACGAAAGTGAAATTTCTTTGAAAGTAGAAAGCCGAAGCAACAATTATTTGGTATCCATGGATTCTCGGGCCAAGGTAATAGGCGATGTGGAATCGCTCATTCGGGTGAGCAAAGAAAATTTCAAAGCCAAGCTGGTCACCTTAGACGGAATGGATTTCCTCGACACCCTGCGTGCCAAATTGGGATGGGGCAAAGATGTCCGTAATCGCCTGATGAATACGGAACATTAATTCCACCAAAGACAGTCAGCAATAATTCAATGAAACACAACGTTTTCTAGATAATTTTCACTCAGGCATGACGACAAAAGCTGTATTCCTTTTTACATCAATTGCTTTTCTGATGATCCATATTCCCACGCAAAAGAGTATGGCACAAGGGCTTTTTTCGCCCAAAAATCGTATCAATCGGTACACAAGTGTAGGCTTGGGAGTGGGCAGTTCGCATTATTATGGAGACCTGAGTTCGCCCAGTCCGCAATTGTTTTATTACGGATTGTACACCAATGTGCGTTTCAATGTAAACGCCAATTATACCAAGCACTTCAATCCGAATACCGCTGTCCGTTTACAACTGGCCTGGGTTCGTCTTTATGGAGACGATTTCAACTATGCCCAGCGGAATATGAGCAAATTGTATACCAATTACATTCGGAATTTCAATTTCGTCAATGACGTGAAAGAAATGACCATAAGTGGGATTTTCAACTTAATACCCACCTACGATAAGGGTTCGAAAGGCCGATTGAACTTCACGCCGTATGTGACGATTGGTGCCGGCTTGATTGCCCATTCTCCAAAAACTTGGTACCGCGATGGAAACGGAGTGAAAAAAGTAGCCCTGAAAAATGCTGCAACAAACGGAAATGTGCTTCCTGGTGCCGGAACAAAATCGTACTCACTGGTTACGGCCGTGCTACCGATGGGTTTTGGGGTGCGTTGGAAAGTAAACAATAAAATAGATGTTTCGCTCGAAGGGAATATCCGCATATCGGGCACAAAATATTTGGACGACGTTTACCGCGACCCTTATCCCGACGAAACCCTATTGGCCAGCTATGTAGGCAGCGAAAATGCAAGCTTATCCAAAAGGTACGATGAGCTTGTGCATGCCAAAACCGGTAAAGACCGCCAAGCCACTTTGCAAGAAATTTATTTGAACTATGTCAGTCCAATTACTGGAGGAACAGCGACAACAGCCGCCGGTCAGATTGCAGAAACGCTTAGCTTTTACGACACTCGCCACGCAGACAGGGGCGGTTACCGATTCAATGACATATACGCCACCACTCAAATTACAGTGAGTTATATCATAAGTGATATCATCAAATGCCCAGTGAATCAATAAGAATGTACATTTTAAAACAAGTGTTTAAACACAAAACAAAGGCGTTTTTCATTTTGAGCTTGGTTCAAATGGCAGCAGTTTCGCAGGCTCAAACCTTTGAACTTGGTGGAGGAATCGGAGTGACACAATATAAAGGCGACCTCAATCCGAACTTTAACCCCTTGCTTTCTAGGCCAGCTGGGCATTTCCTTGGGCGATACAATTTTTCAAATGGCTTCTCTCTTAAGACAACAGGCCTTTTCGGTATGCTGGAAGGCAATGACAACCTAAGTCGAAACCCCTTGAATAAAGAAAGGCAATTCAAATTCAAAGCCTTGATTTATGAACTCAACCTCTGCGTAGAATACAATTTCTTTGATTTTCGACGCTACGGTACCTACCGCAATTCGGCCATTACACCTACTGTCTTCGCTGGAGTTGGCACCTATGGATTGGCAAAAAGAAAGTATTTCAACCATGGGGCCACCGATGGAGTTAATTATAATTCAAAGCTTTCCAACAGTGTAATTGTATACGGTATTGGTTTGAAAAGAAAACTGAGCCAAAACTGGAACCTCAGTGCCGAATTAGGAGCTCGTTTTCAGTATCAAAAAAAATATTGGGATGATATTGATGGAATAGGTTTCCCTACTGCTTTGGGCTCATCTCCACCGGGCTATCAAAATTCCCAGTATTTGCCCAACCATTTGACAAGCCCGAATACGAAAAGTGTACCCGACATGTACTTCTATACGGGAGTTACTATTTCGTATGTATTTTATGGTGTACGGTGTCCTAATCCAAGGCGATAAACTCTTGTTTTATTTGCATGGCAATTTCACTACATTTGCAGTCCGAAAAATAAAATTAGCAAAACACGCCACGATTATCATCTTGTGAGTTTAGAAAACATTGATAAAGACCAGCTTCCAAAGCACGTTGCCGTAATTATGGACGGCAATGGCAGATGGGCCAAAAAACGTGGTGCAATGCGTATTTTTGGGCACCATCATGGCATTAAAGCTGTGCGAGAAACTGTAGAGGCCTGTGGCGAACTACAAATACCCTACCTTACCCTGTATACCTTTTCTACCGAGAATTGGAACAGACCGAAAATCGAGGTAGAAGGCATTATGCAACTGCTCATTGGCACCATTGCCAAGGAAGTGCCCGACCTGCACAAAAACAACGTGAGGTTGAAGGCCATCGGCGATTTGGACAGCCTTCCGGAAAACGCCAGAAATGCATTGGAAAAGGGTTTCGAATTGACCAAAAACAATACGGGCCTTACCCTTTCTTTGGCCTTGAGCTACAGTGGAAAGTGGGACATCATTCAAGCCGTACGCAAGCTTGCCGATAAAGTTAAAAAAAGTGAAATTTCGCCAGAAGATATAAACGAAGCAATTTTTGCACGTTATTTGGCCACAGAAGAAACGCCCGACGTAGACTTGATGATACGAACAGGCGGAGATCACCGTATTAGTAATTACCTGCTTTGGCAGTCAGCTTATTCAGAGCTCTTGTTTTTGGATGATGTACTTTGGCCTGAATTCAGGAAAGCACATTTTTTCAAAGCGATTGCTCTTTATCAACAAAGAGAAAGGAGATTCGGAAAAACCGGAGATCAAATTAAAAATGAAACCAAGTAGCATTTATGCTAAAACGATATTTACCCGTATTTACGGTTCTGTTTTTTATTTTTTCTAGCAGCTCATCCTGGGGCCAATTTCGTATTGGTGTAGGTGCAGCCAGCAACGCCAATACAGATCCAAAGGAGCTTGTAAACTACGGCGAGCCCAAGAAATACCTCATCGGCGGCATTGAAGTAACAGGTGTCAAATTCCTCGACCCCAATACCCTAATTTCTGTATCCGGACTTTCGGTGAACAGCCAGATCGAAATTCCGGGTGAAGCCATCAGCTCGGCCATTCGCCGTCTTATGGCCCAAGGGATTATCGAAGAAGTGGCCATCAACGTTACGAAAATCGAGGGAAACAAAGTCTTTTTGGAAATCAACCTGAAAGAAAGGCCCCGCCTGAATAAAATCACCTTGGAAGGTATACGAAAAGGGGAAATCGAAACGGTTGACGACAAAATCAAAGAAAACCGAGGAAAGGTAATTACTGAAGCTTTGGTCAAGAATATTCAATTGACGATCAAAAAGCATTATATCGACAAGGGTTTTCTAAATACGACTGTGCAAGTCAAACAAATTGACGACACCATTCGCGTGAACAATGCCACTTTGGTTTTCAATATCAAGAAAAACGACAAGGTGAAAATTGACGACATTCACCTGACGGGCATCGAAGAACTGCCCGAATGGAAAGTGTTAGCCAAATTGAAGAAAACAAAGGTTCGTGCCCCATTGCGTATTTTCACCCCCTCGAAATTTGTGCCCAAGCAATTCAAAGAAGACAAGAAAGCTTTGGTCGATTGGTTGCACAAAAAGGGTTATCGCAATGCCCAAATTGTGGAAGACTCGGTGGTGCACAACGGCAACGACAATGTAGAGATTTACCTTTCGATGAACGAAGGGCATAGATTCTATTATAGAGACATTACCTGGTCGGGCAATTACTTGCACGCCTCGGATACGCTGGCCATGATTCTCGGCATCAAGAAAGGAGACCTGTACAATCCAGAAGAGCTGGAGAAGAAAATAAACGGCATTCCGCAAAACGACGTGAGTTCATTCTACATGGACGACGGCTATCTTTATTTCAGCTGTACTCCTGTTGAAGTAGCGGTAGAAGGCGATTCCATTGATATTGAAATGCGGATTTTCGAGGGTAAACAAGCCATGATCAACCGCATTATCCTGAACGGTAATACCAAAACGTCGGATCATGTGGTTTACCGTGAAATTCTGACCAAACCCGGACAGAAGTTCAGTAAAACCGACTTGATTGAAACCACTCAAATGCTTTCGAAGTTGGGTTATTTCGATCCGCAAAAAATTGAACCTGCACCGAAACCGCAAGCAGACGGTACGGTGGATATCGAATACAATGTGGAAGAAAAGTCGAATGACCAGATAGAGCTTTCTGGCGGATGGGGCGGCCCGCAAGGCCTTGTCGGCACCTTCGGGATAGTATTCAACAACTTCGCAATCAAAGACGTACTGCATTTGAAAAAATACAGGCCTTTGCCCAAAGGAGATGGTCAACGTTTTTCGATCCGTATTCAAGCGAATGGTGGTTTTCAAAACTACTCTGTTTCCTTCACTGAGCCTTGGCTCGGTGGCAAGAAACCCAACTCGTTCTCGGTGAGCTTCTTCCACTCTGTGCAAGATTACGGCAAATTGCAGAAGCGTATAGAAAAACTGTACGGCAACAGCGGATACAACCCTTATTATGGATACGGATTAGGCAGCAGTGCTCTTTACAGCGGTTATTTCAAAAATACAGGGGGATCGATCACCTATGGTAAAAGGCTAAACTGGCCTGATCGTAACTTCAGCTTCAGCAGCTCTTTGTCGTACCAATTTTACGATGTGAAAAACAGTTATCTATTGGCCAATTTCCGAAACGGACAAGCTCATGATATTTCGCTATCTGCCAATATTTCAAGATATAGTTTAGACAATCCACAATTTACAAGAAGCGGTTCTTCTATTGTATTGAACGCTTCATTCAATCCACCCTACTCATTGTTTGGCCAGAACAAGAGCAACTCGAATACGCAATGGATAGAAGGCCACAAGTGGATGTTCGATGCCGATTGGTACACACCAGTTGTGGGTAAATTGGTTCTTCATGCCAAAGCAAATATGGGTTTCTTGGGCCGTTATTCACAAAATGTGGGCTACAGCCCCTTTGGACGATTCGTACTTGGAGGTGCCGGTATGGGGCTTCAAAACAACGTGAAC
Encoded proteins:
- a CDS encoding NAD kinase; translation: MHISLHGREFKPVDKPLVQAVFDELHAQKVSFEITNTFLPFLKAAEVNTYGAEIIYEKEDFIKSEMVLSLGGDGTFLETVGYVGSTEKPILGINFGRLGFLTSIQPAEIKGAISKILNKQYKLDERTMLHAESEIELFAPEKNFALNEIAISKTDTSSMIIIHAYINGEFLNSYWADGLMVSTATGSTGYSLSCGGPLVMPHSDNFIITPICPHNLFVRPMVVSNESEISLKVESRSNNYLVSMDSRAKVIGDVESLIRVSKENFKAKLVTLDGMDFLDTLRAKLGWGKDVRNRLMNTEH
- the porG gene encoding type IX secretion system protein PorG, with amino-acid sequence MYILKQVFKHKTKAFFILSLVQMAAVSQAQTFELGGGIGVTQYKGDLNPNFNPLLSRPAGHFLGRYNFSNGFSLKTTGLFGMLEGNDNLSRNPLNKERQFKFKALIYELNLCVEYNFFDFRRYGTYRNSAITPTVFAGVGTYGLAKRKYFNHGATDGVNYNSKLSNSVIVYGIGLKRKLSQNWNLSAELGARFQYQKKYWDDIDGIGFPTALGSSPPGYQNSQYLPNHLTSPNTKSVPDMYFYTGVTISYVFYGVRCPNPRR
- the uppS gene encoding polyprenyl diphosphate synthase, with the translated sequence MDGNGRWAKKRGAMRIFGHHHGIKAVRETVEACGELQIPYLTLYTFSTENWNRPKIEVEGIMQLLIGTIAKEVPDLHKNNVRLKAIGDLDSLPENARNALEKGFELTKNNTGLTLSLALSYSGKWDIIQAVRKLADKVKKSEISPEDINEAIFARYLATEETPDVDLMIRTGGDHRISNYLLWQSAYSELLFLDDVLWPEFRKAHFFKAIALYQQRERRFGKTGDQIKNETK
- the bamA gene encoding outer membrane protein assembly factor BamA, which produces MLKRYLPVFTVLFFIFSSSSSWGQFRIGVGAASNANTDPKELVNYGEPKKYLIGGIEVTGVKFLDPNTLISVSGLSVNSQIEIPGEAISSAIRRLMAQGIIEEVAINVTKIEGNKVFLEINLKERPRLNKITLEGIRKGEIETVDDKIKENRGKVITEALVKNIQLTIKKHYIDKGFLNTTVQVKQIDDTIRVNNATLVFNIKKNDKVKIDDIHLTGIEELPEWKVLAKLKKTKVRAPLRIFTPSKFVPKQFKEDKKALVDWLHKKGYRNAQIVEDSVVHNGNDNVEIYLSMNEGHRFYYRDITWSGNYLHASDTLAMILGIKKGDLYNPEELEKKINGIPQNDVSSFYMDDGYLYFSCTPVEVAVEGDSIDIEMRIFEGKQAMINRIILNGNTKTSDHVVYREILTKPGQKFSKTDLIETTQMLSKLGYFDPQKIEPAPKPQADGTVDIEYNVEEKSNDQIELSGGWGGPQGLVGTFGIVFNNFAIKDVLHLKKYRPLPKGDGQRFSIRIQANGGFQNYSVSFTEPWLGGKKPNSFSVSFFHSVQDYGKLQKRIEKLYGNSGYNPYYGYGLGSSALYSGYFKNTGGSITYGKRLNWPDRNFSFSSSLSYQFYDVKNSYLLANFRNGQAHDISLSANISRYSLDNPQFTRSGSSIVLNASFNPPYSLFGQNKSNSNTQWIEGHKWMFDADWYTPVVGKLVLHAKANMGFLGRYSQNVGYSPFGRFVLGGAGMGLQNNVNIGVELIGLRGYNEGIVHEKTYAEQTAEVTGQTSSNSQVSRQGGIIYNKYTAELRYPVSLNPSATIYALSFLEAGNSWGSYKDFNPFKLRRSAGIGVRVFMAAFGLLGFDYGYGFDPIPGVQGKGLKRFTFSIGQQIR